AGCTTGGGGGACTTTGATGGACGGCTCTCAGGTGGTGCCCTCCATGAGAGGGTTGGGGGTAGGGAGAGGGGAGCATTTTGTTGGGGGAGGTGGAGCCCTCCTTCTTAGGGAGAGCAACCCCGGTGGAATTCCTTGGCGCGGGGAACAATTCGAACCAGGCTGGAATCTGTCAGGTGCAGCCTCTGGAAAAACCTAAGAACCGGCTTGTGAGTTTGGGTTGAGGTCCTCGTCTGGCTTACCAACCTCcagaggtggggcctggagctctcttgCAATTGCCGCCGACccaccaagtttcattctgggatCCGCTTTTGTGCCCAGGCACCCTCCTTCAGATAGAAGAATCCAAGTAGGATTCCTTCAGGCTTCACTCTGGAGCAAACCCCCGTGTCAATCCACGGCTGCCCTCCGCCCGTCCAGggtcttttctgcacctttttaaCCACCCTTTTTCCTCTGCTTTTTGGCTgccaagtcgcagctgacttttggtgaccccCAGCTGGGTTTTCaagcccccaccctccaaagcaggcattgtcCCCAGGGGGACGGATCCCTGCAGACTGGAGGACCTACAGCCGGATCAAAGATGCTTAAACACAAATATTGCACACTGGAAAAGTGCAGGGAGTCCCCCCTTCCCAATAAGCCCTTCGGGGTTTCTGCCTTATGAAAAGCTCTCTCATTTTTTCCTCCATCTCTCCCCCGTAAAGCCCATTCCCCaccgcccccctgcccccctgccctgcAGTAACCCCAGAGAGTTCTTTTCCAAAAAATAGAGGGGGATTTATTGCTCCATTCCCTTCTTTTCTCGCAGCCCCTCTGGAGGGCCTGTTGCATTGTCTTGCCTTTCCCCTTAgattcttcccctctcctcccctctgccTTTTATTCTTGTGGCTGCCCAAGCCGAATCAGTTTTATGGGACTCTCTGCTTTTATCATGCAAAAGGCAAGCATGATAATGGGGCTTttattttttgaggggggtgggggggcccaGATTTGGGTTCCAATTAGCAGTTCAAAGGCGGGGACTTAATGGCTAACTTGGCTCGGCTCAGCTGGCCGCTCCCGGACCGGCCACCTGCCGGGACTCTTTTTGGCCTCGACTGGGACCTTCCGAAAGGGGGAATCCAACACCCCTCCGCTCCGTAGAGCCAGGGACACTCCCGAGAGCAACTCTGTGCATGTCCCTGACAGATCGATGCAACGTAATTGGGATTGATGCAACAGAACTGGAATCTCCTCTAGGATTGCCAAATTCCCTCGGGCGGCGGAGAGATGTGGGgggagggttgctagatccaggctgggaaactcccaggagatttggggatggatcctggggaggacagagatctcACTGGGGTGCTGTGCTAGAGAGTCCGTTCTCCAAGGCAACCATGTCTTCCAGGGGATGGGTGGAAGGAAATAATACTTTAAACGGGGAATGGCTAGAATCTGGAGCTCACGGCCGGAGGAtggggtgatggccacaggaatagacaaaAGGGGTGAGATGGATTCTTGGAGGacaaatctatcaatggctactagccatggtgactgagaggaacctccccATTCAGTGGCACTAATCccctgaatcctagagccagaagGCGACAtcaggaaaggccttggcctccatgccctgttgttgtccctccagaggagctggctggccagtgggtgagacaggatgctggactagatgggcccctggtctgatccatccgggctcttctgaggttctttggaaggcctcatcctctctgccttgttgttctTAGCTCTCCAGGGAAACCTTTTGGCtgctttgtgagacaggatgctagactagatggaccactagtctgatctggCCGGGCtcctcttcttgtgttcttatcaggggaagtccTTGGCCGCTACACCCTGTTGCTGGCAGTCCAgacgaactggttggccactgggtgaggcaggatgctggactggctggaccactgctctgatcccgcagggctcttctgaggtccttatcctTGGAAAGGAGATTCCGCCTCGGAAGGGAGCTCTGCTCTCGCTTAGAAGGGCACGGAGGCGGACTGCATCCGTTCCTTTGTGAGCCAAGAAGCCCATTTCCACCTTCTCTTGTGCAGTTTTGTAAGGAAACGGGGTGTAACCAGAGAGGCGAGGTGAGCGAGGCAGCAAAGCTCAGAGCCCAAATGGTCCTTTTGCTTTGGCGCTGCTGCCCTGCTTTTTGACAAAAGAAGCAGGCTCTTCGTGCGCAAGGTCAAGGAGTTCAGATTTTTCCTTCCTCCGGGATAATTTTGGTGTTCGGCCACCTGCGGCCGCCGTACAGATGTCTCCCGGGCTGATGGAAAATGGATTAGGGGGGATGGAGTAAACGGAGCGTTCTTGGCTCCGGTGCAAAATGCGTTTCCCAGGCTGTGCCAAGAATATCCTGCTTGCGCAGGGTGTGTCGgcttgtgggtggggagggggcggacTTGATTTCCCAATATCCAAAATCTGGGACTGGATATCAGATAAGACTGAGCAAGGAGAGATTAGAATAAATCTTGGCTTCTCTGCACGGGCTCGGCGTAACTTGcagtggtgagggggggggagcagactgtgattccccagatgtccatggactacaattcccatgagcccatgttggctcattgtagtccatggacgtctggaaggAGCACATTTTGCTCCTTCCCCCATTTTGTGTGCTCGTGAGTGGGTGGTTTTTGCGCCAGTCTGGTCTCTCTCAGTCGCACATGGACCTGTGAACTCTTCCCCCTGAGCATGGGGGTCTAGACGTGCTTCTATGGGACACCTGATGTTGGGAAATTAGCTTCATATGGAGACTCCTGCAAAGCAGCAAAGGAAGGTGGATTTTCCAAGAGCTGGTATCGGCCACATCTTCAGGGAAATGTCTCCCTCTAGAGGCCTCTTGGAGGAATTTGCACTTTCTGCCCTCACCTGCTAAATTCTATGTACAAAAATTTCTCCACGGGGGCATGGAGTACCTTGGACAGAGAGGCCTTGTGTTACGGGGTCATTGTTAACAAGCGATTCCACTGCTTGGTTGCTTTGAGATGGCGTTTCTGCATTGTGAGAGGCAGTGTGCTACAGCAGTTGGAGTGTCAAACCAAGAGTCTtgagttcaaatccttactctggcatggaagcttgctgggtgacatcgAACCAGTCACACGCTCAGCCTGACTTACCATACGGGGTTGTCGTGAGGATatcatggagaaggggagaatagcAGGAGCTGTTTGGGCCCAGGTTGGAGAGAAAGATGGAGTAGTGATGAAGTGAAGACATAAATAGCAAAAGAATCCTTGCTTCCctttagggcagggatagtcatacagtgcccctccagatgtccatggactgccagggggctcatgggaattgtagtccatggacatctggaaggccgcagtttgactacccctgttttcgGGCATGTTCAGAGAGGAATGTCCAGGAAGAGGTAGTGGAGACCACCtaaataaagtttgaatccagggcaCCCTTAAAACccacaaagttcaattctgggtataagcttttgtatgcacgcccacttcttcaggtagattcaggtgggcttccatgttggtctgaagcagaaggacaaagcttgagtccaggggcaccttgaagaccaacaaggcgcaagctttcatgtgcaggtgcccttcttcagatacaccgAGACCACCAAGGCAAGCTTTGGGAGAAAATCTTTCCTGAAATGAATATACGAAAAGCAAGGAATCATATACCACCTCTGTTTGATTTTCACGTTTGCCTTTCCGTTCTCTTCTTTTAGGGATGTCGCCGTGCAAAATCATGAAATGCAACTCTGAGTTTCTGGCCGCCACGTCGGGGCCTCACCACCTGGCTGCCGAGGAGACCCCCGAATTCTGCACGGCCTTGCGCACCTACGCCCACTGCACCCACCGGACGGCCCGCACCTGCCGAGGGGACCTGGCTTACCACTCCGCCGTCCACGGCATCGACGACCTCATGGCCCAGCACAACTGCTCCAAAGAGGGCCCCACGGCCCTGCCCCGCCTCCGCCCCCCGCCCCGGGGAGACAGCCAGGAGCGCTCGGACAGCCCGGAGATCTGCCATTACGAGAAGAGCTTCCACAAACACGCCCCCCCGCCCAACTACACCCACTGCGGGCTCTTCGGGGACCCCCACCTCCGGACGTTTTCGGACACGTTCCAGACGTGCAAAGTCCAGGGGGCGTGGCCTCTCATAGACAATAACTACCTGAACGTCCAGGTGACCAACACCCCCGTCTGGCCAGGATCCACAGCGACGGCCACCAGCCAGGTAAATCCACAGTGGACCTGCCTCAGGGCGTGGCCAGACTTCTTTCCTtccaaatgcattttatttttaatttgctgcATGGAGACAAACCCCTCCAGACCCTCCGAAATCTCCTGGAGTCAACCCAGAGTCAGTGACCCTGCCCGTGTCGCCTTAGCCTTCCTAATAACACCTAGTTATCAAATAGTTCCTGATGTTCAGGAATACCAACCCAATGCAGTTTGTAACAATGAATGTGTTCCATTCGGCAGTCCCCACGGCTGCCTGGAAAGAGGGAAGATACTCAGCCAATTCATTGAAGTCAAGGATTCTCAGCCAGGGCCCCCTGTATCCCTGGGGCTTCATGAGAGTTCTCCAagctttcccctcttgccttaatagactcagccGCCAGTTATTCCCAGCattgcttcaaaagcaggaaaccagtcacATGCATTGACCTAGGATTGGCATTCTCACATGGTCaccacacctgggaaagggggcagaacTAGATGCCCAGTCTAGCCTCAGATCttgtcctttctctcccccccccctcctcagccctCTTCGGGCATGGGAAGCTGGCATCACTTTTGGCCCAGtttcagggctccttgaagcccccaaaatatttcaggacctcctccatggtcaaaaggttgggcaAGGATGATTTAAATGAAGAgagcttttaaacagaggcacaCAACACAAGCCATGGAGAGCAGAGATGGGGGGTGCAGCTTTGAACTCCCAAGGCAGCCCATTGCAAAGTTTTAGGATTGTTGCTGAAATAGcctgtaaaagggggggggagcttgaaaaGGACAGGCACGAAGCTTGTCTTTGACATGGTAGATGGTGGATAGATGGAGAGGGTGGCTTCTCATGAAATACGGACACGCATCCGCACTACAGGCTTTAATAGTTGGCCAGAAATTTAATTTGGGCCCGGAACCAAACAGGGACCTAGCTGAGATACAACCGCTCCCATACAAGTGTTGGTGGCATCAGTTCTTAGTGGAAAGACAGGCTGCCACATTCTGAAGATTCTGGGTGGTCTTTCTGTGCCGCTCCAGGGAATAGCATCTTGCAGTAGTCTAGACTGGGCAGAagacttggggaggggctgtCGGTCAGGAGGATGACCCTTGTGGCTAGGTTTCTAAGGAAGCTTATTTGGGGGGCTTAGTTGAATTATGTCCTCTCCCTAGAATGTGCATCCCTTTTGTATCTGGCTCCATCGAGCTTTTGCAGAAACCCAAAATAACAGGATGCCAGCCATGTCTGATTCGGTGTCATTTGCTTTGATCTTGCGGGATAGGATCTTGCTGGAAGCTCCCTTTAGGGAGAGTCTCTGGTTCCGAGGTGCTTTGCTTGCAGGAGGTCCCACGCTCAGTTCCTGGGATCTGCAGCTAGAAGGGTGTGGTAGTTGGCAGTGAAGAAAAGCTGAGACCCCAACGGGGCACTGCCGGACAATACTGAATTTGAGGGATCAGTGGTCTGCTTCCATAAAAAATGGCTTCATGtgttcagccatctccttttgtTATCAGGAAATAGCAATGCTCTAGCACCAGGAGAGAGTGCGGGTTTGTGTGAGATTTCCTGGTTGTGCCTGACAACTAATAGGAATGTTTGGTGGGGGGAAGCAGCCCAATggaaaaattaaaaggaaaatgcCTTGTCCACTGAGAGGaggttctgaccatagagttcctggtggGTGATTACTAGagctacctggaagtgacagagGTAGTTCTAGGAACTGCAaagaaactctatggtcaaaacTTCCTGCTAGTAGATGAGGCTCTATTTTTCTTCATAATTTTCCTCCCCAACAAGATTGTGCCCCCTCCTGTTTGCTCCAATTTGTGCCCGCCGGCCAGGTGAGCATCGACAGGTGAAGGCTACAATTACCCAGCAGTCTTCCAACACAAATTGAACAAAGCGGAATGCTAGTTGAGCGTAGGCTGTTGTCTGCATTTGAGAGCTCTTTGCAGTGCTATCCTGTCGTTTTCATACCATTTCCCCCCGCTTCCCTTGTCCCTGCAGCTCACAATCATCTTCAAGAGCTTCCAGGAGTGTGTGGACCAAAAGGTCTACCAGGCAGAGATGGATGAACTCCCAGCGGCCTTCACGGACGGCTCCCAGAACGGCGGCGAAAAGAACGGGGCCAACAGCCTGAAGATCACCGAGAAGGTGTCAGGGCAGCACGTTGAGATCCAAGCCAAGTACATTGGGACCACCATTGTGGTGAGACAGGTTGGCCGCTACCTCACCTTCGCTGTGCGGATGCCCGAGGAGGTGGTCAACGCCGTGGAGGACAGAGACAACCAGGGCCTCTACCTCTGCCTGCGGGGCTGCCCGCTCAACGAGCAGATAGACTTTGAGGCCGTCCGCTCGGCTGCACCGGCCACTGAAAGTCAGCCTCGCCAAAAGGGGCAGGCCTTCACCCATGAGACGGCCACGGCCAAGTGCCGGGAGAAGCTGCCGGTGGAGGACGTGTACTTCAAGTCCTGCGTCTTCGACCTCTTGACCACGGGGGACGTCAACTTCACGCTGGCCGCCTACTACGCCTTCGAGGACGTCAAGATGCTCCATTCCAACAAAGAGAAATTGCACTTGTACGGACAGCCCAGGAATGCGGCTCCCTCTCGGCTGACTGCTCCTCTTGTCCTTCTCCTGGCTGTGCTGGGATATTTGGGCCCCTTCTCGGCCATTTTCCTATAGGCCTTCACCTTGCAGAGGCAACTAAGAAACGGACCGCTGTCCTGGTACGAACTGAGCCATCGGGGAGCGGGCGGCCTCTCTGAGCGAGTCCTCGACCTCCTTGCTGCACAAAGGTTTTCTTCCACGGCGAAGAGTTTCCGTACGACTCCGACTCGCGTTTGCCGCGTTCTCGGTTTCCTCTTATCGCTAAGACTTATGGGAGGCCCTTTCCCTCCCTCGCGCTCCTTTGTCTGTGTTTCAGATGGTTGTGGTGATTGTGACTTTGGCATTTGTGTGAGCTGGGTCCTTGTCGGAGAGGCAGAGGGGACCAGCGTTGCTAGAAGGGAGCCGTGGTATCACAACCACGCAGGGCGTGTCGTCAAAAGCCCAGCTAGAAAGATCTCCCAGAGGTCTCCCTCTTGAGCAGTTCTTTATGTTGGATGCCCATGCTGTCTCCAACGCCTGCACCTGGGGAAATGCCTCACCCATGTTCCTCCTCCTCACGCATGCGGAGCATGCCCTTCCTTGTTTGTAGTGGTGGCTGATGCACCCCAAAGCATCAGTGCTCACCCTTGtgcagctgcaggcagctgcctGGTCAAAATTGGGGATGGCTCGTAGGTTGGGAtctgccctcttctcccctttcctataCTCCCATCGTCGGTCCTGGAATgaacgggaggaggaggaggaggagatccaGGTTTCCAGAATCTCTTGATCCCTCCTCTAGCAGGATGTTTGCTCTTTGGGTAAGAAAAGGGGGTATCTGGGGTTGCGGATAATGTTGGTTTCCCGCCTTCGTTGGGGGGTGGCCGTGAAAGAaacataaaaggggggggggggacatggccaGCCTCAGTGCTGATTCACATCCAGGGATAACTGCAAAGTGAGAGTGGGTATCCCTAGGGATCTCCGGAAACTCTATTGTAAAATCATGaagtttctgacaattcctagagctactctttATCCCTTCCACTTGTACCTGGAAGTGAGGGAGTGACATAAGCGACTCCACACGCCAGCTTCATGTCCTCGCCACCTGGCCCTCCCCTTATTGGCTGGCGGCAACAGGGATCTCCTTGACCTTTCCTGGATAGCAGATTTCGGCCTTGCCCAAGGGCACACTGCCCGCCTTCTGTCTGTAACCTCATTTTCCATcctctggttctaacctttaccTCTCACGTTCATCCCAATACGCTCAGGATACTCTAGGCCAGTATTTCAGTGGtgtacgacaggggtagtcaacctgtggtcctccagatgtccctggactacaattcccatgagcccctgccagcatttgccctggTGCACGCCACTTCTTTTAACTTTGACCTTGCACAGCAAATAGAGGTGGATTTTCTTCTGGGGTGGGGCATTGATGGAAACATGACGTCCCTTGACAtggggcttttccacattctcatttccctttttgtgaaAATATAGATTTATTAAAAGCTTTCAAGCATtacattaaaaatgaaagaaaacagggGGAAAGTAAGGAACAATATGTAACTGAGGAgtgttcctgtttctttgagctTTTTGGGGTGTGTTCTGCCCGTGTTTTGCTCCATCTACTtgttgatttgatattacattgctTTATGTCTAGCATTGAAACCCGAAGTTTGGGCAATATGCCAGACAAGAagtgatgtaatattgaatcaaccactagtGGGAGCAAAACATACGTAGAATGGGGAAGCTCAGGGGTGGGATGAAGCAACAGGTATATATAAGCAAGGAAGATCAGAAGGCAGAAAAGCCCTTTGGCGTATAAACCAGAGCTGGTTAGGGCTACGGGAGACTATGGTGTACACTGTTTTCAAATTTATCACATGGGATTACTCTTAAGTGCTGCTATCCAATTTGTTTCCCCACATCTCTGTGTCCTACCTGGTGGACTGAGGCTCCAACCCCCCCAGCAGCCTGGCTTCTCTTCTCTACCCCTCATTTTCTTTCTACAGTATCCCCGCTGGGCCACTCAAATGCAATtccatagcccaggggtagtcaaactgcggccctccagatgtccatggactacaattcccaggagccccctgccagcaaatgctggcagggggctcctgggaattgtagtccatggacatctggagggccgcagtttgactacccctgccatagcccTTGGTTGTAAATTATTATGTCTGTAATATAGAgagggacctcctgatggtcttGAGTGGCTGTACAGTACAGATAAAGAGGTGTGAGTTTTGTTTCAAGTGGTTGATGACAATATGTGTTTACTACTTtgccccaccccgccccctctGGTTGATTTGCCAGGGATCTGTTGGTCGTCTCCTCTTTTCTATGGGTTGACATTTCTTTCGAAAGAGAGCACAAAACAGGGATCCCTCAACCACGTCGGCAAACTTGGGCTCGGATGGGGAGGTTGGGAGTTGGCAAGTTTGCTCACGAGGAGACTGGAGCTCCCAGGGCCTAGAAAACCACCGACTCTTTTCTTTGGGCAGAAGAGATCTCGTTGAGAAGACCCATCAGCCGGTTTGACGTCTGTCATTCCCGCATCTGCATGGTGCAGCTAGTGCAATTCTTTGGCCAACTGGACAGCGGAGTACTTGTTAGCAACAGAAATTGTGTTATTTGTTGAATCTTGCCTCCTCTGACTTGTTTAAAAACAGTGTTTCTGTGGGGTGACGGAGCTGTCCTTGTGTCTATCAGTGAAAAAATCCCTCCCGAGAGGAACAAGAGAATGGCCTGACCCAAATAATAACCCCttctggcagagtttaaatatgcaagaaaggggcagagcaccaagctgcttaaaagaatagttgtatttgtggagagagagagattcctaactgtctaactgctcTATTCTGTTCATtcatctgttgtggaggcaagcagggaggaagcctgctcaaaggaacaggaagtctcccgtggagccaatcagaacagaggagattatttgaaaaatatccaaaagttcccatccaaatatgccaactgcacatctcctccgatgccccctgcaggatattcttcataagttgttgaatcatgcacactgcggATCTTGTGTATTCCAACAACCAACTGCCTCCACATTTGTGGAAAAATTGCTTTCATTTGCAAAAAAGACAGGTGAATCTAAACTCCCTCTTGGCTGCATTGAGACGGGCTGCTCAAGCGTATGGGTTCAAACTTGGGTCGATTCTCCAAGTCCCCCGTCACTTGAAAGAGGAGACAATGTCTACCGCGGGACGAAATTATACGTGCAGCTGGATCTTCTCAACAGATCCTTCTCTTTAGGACCTGCCCCGTTCTTCCAAGTCCCTCTTCTAGGCGTCGGGATAGCCCTGTTAGAATGATCCACGAATGGAGAAAGCACTTTATTTTGTAACATTCTGACTTACAGCAGAGCCAACGAAGACCCAGCAAATCCTTTCCacctgttttttgtgtgtgtgcgtgtgcgtgtgtgtgtgtagaacttctgtggggggggggttactgtacATACTGTAAATTATTTATTGATGAGAATTCaagtaaaaaaacacattttttttgtttcttcccaGCATTGTGGAAATGACTGTTTTTTCTGAGTGTGGAATCTTTAATCAGGCAAGTGAAGCAGTGTGTGCCTGGAttaaacctccccccaccccacacacacacatgcatatctATGCAACCTCTGCTTCCTTTGGAGACCTGCAAGGATGTCGTGGTTATCTGGGATCCCCGAATTTGCCACGGAAGCTCACGGGGCGACTCTCAGTCGGTCATTCTCTCTGGGCTGCAGTGAGAGCAAAATGGAAGACCTCCCCCAGCTTCGCCCCACCCCAAACAAATAATCCGTAGGAATTTCCCAACGCAGAGCTGGCCATCCCCTATAAGTAGGCTTTATGAcacctcccttccaactctgatgatcagctctgggttgggagagagCAAGCAATTTGGTAGGAGGGGTGGGTTAGATTTTGCCATCTGTGGTTTTTTGttggatgtcctgtttttaatggggttttatctggGTTTTTTTATGATGGaccattgtaacccgccacgggccggctttgggagtggcagggaataaatctaataaataataataataataataataataataataataataataataataataataataataataataataataataataaaattgggTGGAACCTGAGGgcagtgaggtttggggaggagaacgagACCTCCTCAAGATACAATCCACCCTCtaaatccaccctctaaagcaggggtagtcaaactgcagccctccagaggtccatggactacaattcccagaagcccctgccagcgaatggtggcaggggcttctaggaattgtagtccatggacatctggagggccgcagtttgactacccctgctctaaaggaaccattttctccagggaaactgatctctatcgtCTGGTGATCCCTTGTAATCCCAGGcgatctccaggacccacttgGAGGTTAGCAGCTCTATTTATAACTGGGATAAAAAGACTCAGAGGTCGCCCTTCCTCctcgtatctgacaaagggagtgcTGACTCTCGGAAGCTCATCTCCTGAGAATATTCTGGGCTTCTCAGGTGCTTCGGTGCGAGATGCACCcttggcctggtccagcagggcagCTCTGGCGTTCGGATGGGGCCGGGCTGCAGCTATTCTGCCGCAGACCACCACGGCTTgcaacctttcccccctcctggcgCTCCAGCCTTCCTGGGGCCTCTCCACAAAGCCGGCCAGCCGGCCCCTGCCAAGTCAGCAATGGCTGAATCAGTGTTTCCATCGTAAAACCGTCTCTTTGGGGAACACGTCCCAGCTGTGAAATTTCACTCCCGCCTGCGAGACCAGAGCTGCCTGGCTCCGGCCCTCTGCAGGTGTGGAAAAAGCCTTCTGGTTGGGGGCGGGAGAGGGGCTTTGCTCTGCCAGGAAAAATGCATTCCGCTCTTGCCCTTCGGTAAACCTGAGGGGAAGCCGAGGAACCAAACAACTCTTGAGGAATTGGAGGCCAGAGGCCAGAGGGGACGGTAGAGGCCGGAAGGTCAGGTTGCAAACTTCAGCTTCGGAAATTCCTGCagtttggggagtgggggtgccGCG
This window of the Paroedura picta isolate Pp20150507F chromosome 18, Ppicta_v3.0, whole genome shotgun sequence genome carries:
- the RGMA gene encoding repulsive guidance molecule A isoform X3 — protein: MSPCKIMKCNSEFLAATSGPHHLAAEETPEFCTALRTYAHCTHRTARTCRGDLAYHSAVHGIDDLMAQHNCSKEGPTALPRLRPPPRGDSQERSDSPEICHYEKSFHKHAPPPNYTHCGLFGDPHLRTFSDTFQTCKVQGAWPLIDNNYLNVQVTNTPVWPGSTATATSQLTIIFKSFQECVDQKVYQAEMDELPAAFTDGSQNGGEKNGANSLKITEKVSGQHVEIQAKYIGTTIVVRQVGRYLTFAVRMPEEVVNAVEDRDNQGLYLCLRGCPLNEQIDFEAVRSAAPATESQPRQKGQAFTHETATAKCREKLPVEDVYFKSCVFDLLTTGDVNFTLAAYYAFEDVKMLHSNKEKLHLYGQPRNAAPSRLTAPLVLLLAVLGYLGPFSAIFL
- the RGMA gene encoding repulsive guidance molecule A isoform X2 — protein: MVMGRGARGDALGLLRAFFLSLCIFPPGMSPCKIMKCNSEFLAATSGPHHLAAEETPEFCTALRTYAHCTHRTARTCRGDLAYHSAVHGIDDLMAQHNCSKEGPTALPRLRPPPRGDSQERSDSPEICHYEKSFHKHAPPPNYTHCGLFGDPHLRTFSDTFQTCKVQGAWPLIDNNYLNVQVTNTPVWPGSTATATSQLTIIFKSFQECVDQKVYQAEMDELPAAFTDGSQNGGEKNGANSLKITEKVSGQHVEIQAKYIGTTIVVRQVGRYLTFAVRMPEEVVNAVEDRDNQGLYLCLRGCPLNEQIDFEAVRSAAPATESQPRQKGQAFTHETATAKCREKLPVEDVYFKSCVFDLLTTGDVNFTLAAYYAFEDVKMLHSNKEKLHLYGQPRNAAPSRLTAPLVLLLAVLGYLGPFSAIFL
- the RGMA gene encoding repulsive guidance molecule A isoform X1, translating into MQPHRERIVLRGAAGWMVMGRGARGDALGLLRAFFLSLCIFPPGMSPCKIMKCNSEFLAATSGPHHLAAEETPEFCTALRTYAHCTHRTARTCRGDLAYHSAVHGIDDLMAQHNCSKEGPTALPRLRPPPRGDSQERSDSPEICHYEKSFHKHAPPPNYTHCGLFGDPHLRTFSDTFQTCKVQGAWPLIDNNYLNVQVTNTPVWPGSTATATSQLTIIFKSFQECVDQKVYQAEMDELPAAFTDGSQNGGEKNGANSLKITEKVSGQHVEIQAKYIGTTIVVRQVGRYLTFAVRMPEEVVNAVEDRDNQGLYLCLRGCPLNEQIDFEAVRSAAPATESQPRQKGQAFTHETATAKCREKLPVEDVYFKSCVFDLLTTGDVNFTLAAYYAFEDVKMLHSNKEKLHLYGQPRNAAPSRLTAPLVLLLAVLGYLGPFSAIFL